The nucleotide window TTCATCGGTGGCCAAgagtcgagcaagaacCCATCGTATGAGGAGGTCTGCACAGGTCGCACTGGTCACGCCGAGGCTGCTCAGATCGTGTATGACCCGTCCAAGGTGTCATATGCCGAGATAATCGAGTTCTTCTACCGAACCCATGACCCCACGCAGCTTAACCAGCAGGGCAACGATCGAGGCACACAGTACCGTTCTGCCATCTTTGCGCACGACCAGACGCAGCTCGATATCGCAAAGAAGGTGACCGAAGAGGTGCAGAAAAAGCACTTTGACCCGAAAGGCAAGAAGATTGTCACGCAACTCGAGATTCGAAAGAAAGAGGACTTCTTCCCTGCGGATGACTACCACCAGAAGTACCTCATCAACCATCCTGATGGATACCACTGCTCTACACATCGATACTGGTGGTGAGAAGGAACCAAATACGTATAAATGTAAATGCATCCACCGATCCTCACActgaagcgagcgagattCGAGTACCATGTCTTGGGCAAGAAGCACAGGGGCTATGTGCGACGTGTGGCTGCATTGTGTCGCTCGGGCATGACTGTACACGTTTACCTTTCTTTCTTCGTCTATGTACACAGTACATCCAGTGAGCGAGTGTGGCAAATCTTTCGCGTACATGTGAGGCACAaggcactcacgactggcaTGTGTTGGCGAGGGTGAGGCAAGAGCGTGAGGGTTCAAAGTGTTAGATTGTCAGGGTCCTAGGCGGGTTAAGAAGTTGTGATCTCTGGATGATGGGCAATCgcggattcacgatttcgcGTCTGATGTGCTGGGCGggctgcattcgtgattcctgCACATGGAACCCCACGTTTGCATCCAAACACCGGCATACTTCTCATACGATTCTGTGTTTCACTTGTGGcaacaagtcacgagtatcgGGAGTTCATAGATCGACGTTGCATTTGACCGTTCAACTACAGATGTCATTCTATTTCGTCTCAGCTACCATCATCCTTCTCTAGCGAGTTGATCTTGGAATCAAGCTTCCCTCCATGATgaccaacgtcgacgccgCTCAGGTCCTTAAACAACCGACCGGAGCATTCGACATCGACCTTCCCTTTACGAGCTACGACGATTCGCATCCGTTGCATTTTTCCTCTCGTCCCTCGGAGAAAATCGATGGATTCTGGTATATCATCGGCTCGTCGTTGCCTCTTTGGAAACCAAAGAAGAATGTCGTAATTCGATACATTCCTCATCCcgatgcgaatgcgaatgaGGTTAGGTTTACAGACGAGATTCGTTCCGAGTCTCGCTCGAAATCGGCTGAATCAGAGGTGGTTTCATCGTCGGAGTTGCAGTCCAAGTGGAAAAAGGAAGAGAACTGGCTGAACAAGGCATTTGGTATAAAGGGAACAAATGTGTTGCAGAAAGACGCTAAGAATGGGTAAGCTCTCTCACTGCTTCTCTGTATGTCATCTCATACCGAACACGCTGACACCTGTACACTCTTCTCTATCTTTGCTACACATCGTTGCATCTACCAGCGCTTCGTACCAATGGACCGGGAACGGACTGCTACGATTCTTCCACTCCAAATGGCAGGTCATCGGTTACGGTCCTTACGACCTCGACGATACATCGCGTACCAAGTTCGACTGGCTCGTCACGTACTTTGAAAAGACGCCCGCCACCCCCGCCGGCATCGACGTGTACGTCCGAGACCCGCGCAACATGCCCGACTCCACTTCTAAAGCCATCCTGGAACGCATGAAAGCGTTGAAGACCAAGTATGAACAGGACCccgacgagaagcgcaaacaGCTTGCAGAGGAGCTCTCGAAGCTTGCCCAGCAATACTTTGACATTCCGCACGACGTATAAATTCGCGATTGACTTCTGCCGCCTGTCGACTGACATGGCGACTCAACATGCAATTTTGATACCCTTGTACTGTCATTTTGGCGGCGGTCTCTGCGTGTACGATTGTGGTTCTGATCGGATTTGTAGGGGTGTTTGCTGCGCGTGTCTTTGTACGAGAGCCACGAGCGTTGATACGCGCCATAGCGATCTGGTTTGCGTGTTAAGGCCAAGAGCCTTTTCGATTGAGTTGATAAGAGTACAAATAcagcttgttcttgatTCGTTTGTGCGATCCATTTCTACGACCAGTCCAGATCATCATCGTTGAACTTATTCCACTGTGGATTCCTGCTTGACATGCCCACATCCAACGCAGACGCATCCAGCAATGGTTTGCCATCTGCACCCATCGGACCTTGCGCATCGATCGGTAGACCATCCGGACCTAACTTGCCTGCGGCTCGATCCTTGATCGCTTGTAACCAGCCTCCCTCATCGATTCTTTCCGTCTCCTGCGCCGCAGCACGGCGGTAGTAGAAGTCCTTTCTCGGATCGTACTTGATGCGATCGTCGCGCAACATGCGATTGTCGACACGCGCGTCTTCGCCTTCCACCGAAAGAACTGCCTGCGGTGTTTTGGCGTCGATCACCTACGAGCCCAACAGACCAGAATCAAGAAAGGTGCAGAAAACGTAACGCTACGACGGTAAGCAAGACATAACCATGAGAGCGAAACAAGCTGAATCAGACGTACGTAATGATTATCGCAATGTGGACAGAACTCATCCGACTCTTCGTACTGCGTCAGATCTTTGCGAAAGGCTTTGCGGCATTTCTTGCAGATGAacgccatctcgatcgtTTTGCGGAGCATGTGATCTTGTGATTCCGCATGGCATTCTGGACACTGTGTGAAGAGGGAGTAGCGATGGTTGTCAGATCCGACCGTCTCTATGCTTGACAAGTGTCTCGGAGAACAGTTCAAACGGGTGGACATACGTCGAAAAACTTCTGACAACAAGGTGCCCGAATCGATACTTGTGCGTTGAGGATGTGTTTGCTGTGAGGCATAGTATAGTTGCAGCCAGAAATCAGCATCGTGTGCGTTGAGAAGAGCACGGCCAACAAGCAAGCTTACCACATGATGAATGTATCTCTAGTTGCAGCAGAGAGGATTTCGAGGTGTGAAAGGAACGAGTTTGACTTGTTCGGCATCTTCCAAAATGCCAGAAAAAGTGACACACACGCGCCAGGTAAGTGCTTTGGAAACCAACACTTAACGCGATTGTTTCACGTTTTCGTCCGAGACTCGGTGAGCTTTTCAATTTGCGTCGATTTAGCCAGACTGCTACACGAAATGAAACTATGGTCAGATACACTCATGACTATGTACGATGACAGGAAACGAGAGATTGCGATGAAGATACTCTGTGATTACTAGGTGCATACATGGAAACAAAAGACGTCTATCAGGCAAAAGGCAACGATAGTAAGGAGGTCATGCATCAGCGCCATCAGCGCCATCAGcgccctcttcctcctcctccatctCGATAGCGCCGATCTCGTATTCTCCAATCACATCCCACCTCGAGCCTCCCGCTGACGCAGCCAGGTACTTGACGAACCTCATCACACCCTCGTCCCTCAGCACCACGCTCAACGTGTTGAAGCTTGGCGTGAGGTTGAGAAGAACGCCATCGAAATCGTCGTCCGCCTCGTCTCCGTCATCTTCGATCATTTCGACAATCTCTTCCCCCTCATCATCTTCAGCATCCTTCATCACGGCGTCGGCTTCGTTTTCTTCGTCATTCGCCTTCTTTTTACCGCTGTTGCCACTCTGGTAGACAGCCGGGTCTTCTTCGCCCTCGTGAGGTGCCATGTAGCATTCCCAGCCCCCAATGTCTCCGCTTTCCCACTTGGCAGCCAGATCCTTTGCTTCTTTCTTCGAGAGCATCTTGGATCCCGTAAAAGAGGATGGTTTGACAGGGGCGACCTTGCCTttctttgctttgcttgccAGCCCACGCGGACCAGCTTTacgctcttcttccagcgAAGGCTTGACGACATCCGGGGTGAGGTTAAGCGTCACATCCAATACAGGTTCGGTGTCGGATCGTGCCAGCGTGTAGTCAAGGCCAGGACGGAACCTTCTGGCTTCGATCGGTCGAGCTCCCAATGGGACAAGCTGTGAGATGTTGGCGAGAAAATGTCGGAAGGCAATCGAGGGGAAGAGGACTgtgctgagcagcttgaggAGCGCACCTGCATCCGTGGGGAGCGGGTTAGGGACAAGTGTGTTCTGCGATGCAATCTCGCCAGCTTTTTTGGGCGTAGCTTGCTCTGACTGCACAGCGTATCGCTGCTTGTGCGGTGGACCGGAGATGCTCCACTGCTTTGCCTCGTTATCGGCATCATCGACCCGATCCGTACCCACAGCGTGTGGCTGGATCCTTGTCGACTCTTCGCCTTTGCCAGAGGTCCACCACTGGAATCCGTCCTTTGCATCCGCCTGCCGCAACGACTTTTCCAACGACTGGGCGATCTCTTTCTTCAAGATATCGGACAGCAGAATGTGCGAGTCATCACCAAACTGTTCAAACAGCTGTTCTTGCGTCTTTGCCACCAAGTAGGCTGGATTGAGGAATTGAAGCAAAAACTTCTTCTCGTCTTGACTGAGTGGCGAGCCAGGCAATGGGGTTTCGAATTCTTCCGGATAGGCTTCGAACAGTTTTGCGTTTTCCTTGGCCGAGAGACTCTCGAGACTGCTCATTTCCTTTTCCACCTCTGCCTCCTTCTTTTCGTCTTCTGTGGTGAAGCCCTCTTCACCTTCTTGAGGTCGGTGGAACCAACCGGAGATGCTGAGTCGGGACTGACTTGGGTGAACGACTTCCTCTACCGAGTGAAATGAGTGACCAGGCTGCACGGTAAAGAATGTGAATTGGTTCCATTTGGGCGGGATGATTTTGCTCGGCAAATCGTCGGGTGTACCCTTGGTCTTGACGGGATACAGCTCGAGTGCGCCACCCCACTCTGGCTGCCATGGCTGATCCGGATCTGGCAGGTAGAGGATGTATGATACTCTTCGCGTAGAGATGACATCGTCGTGATTGAGCAAATGGCATCCTTGGCGATAGTCGTTGATGCTCATGTCCTTCTTTTTAGCGCTGAGTGGTCCGCAACCCGTGACCCCCTGGAGCCAGCTTCTGAACTCTTGCGAATAAATGGCATTGCGAACGCGCAGGAGGTTCTGCAGTCGACCGGCTTCTTCCTCTGGCAGACCGTCGAGGTTGGCAAGGTCACCGGTTTGGTTGACCTTGTAGATGTCGGTTTCCTTTTCCGCGAAGCGCAGCTCTTCGATGATCTCCTGACGAGTGGCTTTGAGCAGGTCCTCGTTGATCAGGGCAGGGATGACGGCGTGTTTGTAGGGCGCGCTGGCTTCGTACTCCTTGTTATAGGCGGAGACCGTAGACGAGGCGAGGAGGTCGGGCGCAAAAGCCGTGGCCACTTCGATGGCGGACATATCGGTATCGATCTCACCCTCAACGCAAAAACGCAGGGTAGAGAGCTGAGCAGTGATGGTTTGGAACTAAAGCGGGCACAAAGCTTTCAAGGTGGAGGAAGATCTTCTCGAAAAACCTAAACGTATCGCTTTTCCAAAAGTTTGCActcatccgtgattcgtgattcacgtttcCCGTGCGATTCGGTCGTTGGCCATCTCGACCTAACATATTGGGAAATGACCCATGACGCACGACCCACCACACGtgacaaccacgaatcgtgaattatcCCCTGCTGTGAAAATGCGTTCGGAAGCGAGACTGCTTCTCTGCAGGTCTGATCTCGGAGCGCTAATCGGGATCGCCAGCTCGCTATTCAGCCCGCGCCAACGGCGTTACCCCAcacttttttttttttttttgccGCCTCTGTCTTTGTGCCACAGCCGATCGAGTGCACCGTGACGATGATGTAGTAGCTCCTGGtcggatgcagatgcttgTCACCATGTTAGCCGAATTGTGCGCTTGTTTTGCCCCACACAGCTCAAACAAGTGGTGATTCCCGACACGAGGTCGTGCTTTCACAGATCAGAAATGAACATGGCTGTGATACAGGGGGACGAGTGGGGATGTGGATAGACGAGCAGGGGACGGTTGTATTTATCTCGTCTGAGAATTTTCTATCGTTGTGGACGTTGAGAGTAGTTGCCAGATTGGTGATTTGCTAGATTGGAATGAGTGAGACAGCGTTGGGTCGTGCCGAGGCGCAGCATTGCATTTCTGCTTTTTTGTCTACTTGTGACTTGCTTCACACACTCTGGTGAAAGGTGAAAGCACTGTCGTGCAACAGCACGCAGCAGTCGCACAAGACCTCGAACGTTGACGCCTATCTCGCACAACGCATATATACCCTTGATAGCCTATCCCTCTTCTCTCAGCCGCTCCACATCCTAACAAACCTCTGATCGCGGCCTACTAGCCGAAATTGACCAGCAAACTCATCTCGAGATCTCCCTACGAGCCAGATCTTTCCGCGCGCACGTTCCACTCTGGAGCTTAACCCATCACGATGGCTAAAAACGAAGAACACGAAGAGACTAATCTGTTTCAGATCATGCTGGAACAAGCGGATGACATTGACTTTTCCGACCCGAACAAGTCCAAGGAAGAACAAATCGATCCCACCGAGCTCAAGGTGCCTGGTCTGGATGTATCCAAACTCTTCTGTGTCGTCTACTGGGCTTTACTTCATTCGGAGAATTCCGAAGGGTTCACAGCCGATTTGGACATGATGAACCTCGAACAGGCGAAGAAGGCGGTCAACGGTATCTTTCAATTTAACGTCCGACCCAGTTCTGAGTCGTACACGGGCGACGAGAAGGTGGTCCAATTTTACGTGGATATGCGCAAGGAAGGAAAAATCATCCGAGGTCCCGGACCTGCTAAACCCAAACCGGATTGTGTGTTGACCATCAGCGATCGAGACATGATCAGGATCGCTCTTGGTCAGCTCAGTCCGCAGGTGGCATTTATGAAGGGTAAGGTGAAGGTGAAGGGTAACATCATGTTGGGTTTGAGGATGCAGACCGTGTTGATGAACGAGGTCAAGAAGATGTCCAGGGTTGCAAAGCTCTAGTTGGCGTAGTTGGCGTATCGCTACGTTGTCCATCTGAATGTCTTGCTTTATCTCGCACCCTCGATTGGAATCGTAATGTAAGCCATCGATGATCTGAACACCTCACGCAATCGAGTGGTGAAACGAGTGTGTTTCTTGCAGAACAAACGATATATACAGAAGCAATCAAAAATAACGATCTAGAAAACAAAAGGATGATCGAAGAGCTGTGCAAGggtcgacagcagcgaacTCAGCGTGCAGATGAAAGCGAAAATAGGTGTGATGGTTGCAAAAGAGATGCTGACCAGAGCTCTCTTTGCCATTCGAAATGCAGCGATCAGAGTAAAGCggcaccaacagcagcagcaccgaccAATGCGCTGAGGAAACCAGCCATCTTGTTCGCAGCCGAAGCGTCAGATgagctcgacttgacaGTTGTCGACTGCGAAGAGGCGGCGCTACCGGAGCCTGTTGCCGGGGTAGTGGTAGCAGCGAGAGCGCTCTGggtggaagacgaggctCCGAAAAAGTTGGGCGTCGAAGCAGACGAGGTGGCGCTAGCAACAGTGGTGGTGAGCTGACCGGTACCCGAACCTCCCTGGATGGTCGACATTATGGTCGAGTTAAAGTTGCCCGTCATGTCTTCGAGACGGAAACGAGCCGAAAAGGCCATGGCGGggatgctgttggtggtggtgttggtgccTTCGAATCGGAGGAAGTAGTAGCCACCGGTAGGGCCGACGGTGGGGCTGATCTGATATCGACCCTCACCCGCATTGTACGAGACGTTGGTGGCGAGTGTCTGCAGCTTGTACTGCACATCGCGCGAGCCGGTGGCGAGGTAAATGTTGACACGGCCCCAATCACGTCGTGTGGGTGtcttgccatcgtcgtTCCATTCGATGTTTAGACGCTTGCCACCATGACCGGTTGTGGACCTACATCGCACGTATAAACATGAAATCACGCATGGACAGAACGTATTTCCATACGACGCGCAGAGAAAGTAATATGTAAGTCAGCACCGAAAAGCTCGCACGATGCGCCTAACGCACTTGAGACGATACTAACTGTACAGGTTTGGTGACAACGATGGTGGAGATGACGGtgtcggcagcggcgagagcgagcaCGGCCAAGGTTGTGATCTTGACAGAAACCATTCTGAAGATTTTTGAGAAGTGATGGACGgggttggtggtggtgtgcGTTTGGCGACAACGGCGAGCTGAacgagtgtgtgtgcgAATTTGTAAGTCCTGCGATCAACGTAGGATGATGTAGGCAACGAAAAGGAAGACGAGAGTGGAGTGGAGAGTTTGTATGGTAGGACGGGGACGAAAGAGAAGAGAAGGAAAGGAATGGAAGTCGGCGGCAGCGTTGAGAGATGATGTAGACAGAGCTCAGCAAACTGGCGACAGAGCGGAGCACAACTCTGGAGAAAGGGATTTGGCTGTTGTGTGCACAGCAGGCTCAAAATATGTCAAGGATGATAGTCATGCAGAAGCCACAGTCGTGCCGGACGAGCACTGCAGCCGATGCATCTGACGATATACAGGCAGGTTGATGCATCTGACCAAGATCGTACACCGAGCAGCAGAAAACAGACCTGGGATTTCTCGTACAGGAACGCCGACCACTTGACAATCACCCTCTTGAATCACAATGTGCTGTTCCGCGTACTCTTTTCTGGAAAGCATTGCTTCATATTGATCTACGACCCACAAGATTCGCTTCTTTTGAGATCGTGAAGTGAATGGCTCGTCAATAggatgaggaagaggtcCAGGGTGTTGTTGGCTACAAATGAGGTGCTTGTAACGTGCCAATTGACTcttttgtttttttttgttttttttttgttctTCTTTCTTTGTGGTGAGTCAAGAGGATGCACGCGTTGCAGCTCTCAGTCAATTCCACATTAAAACACATCGTTACTCAATCAAGAATTTCAAGAGACATCCCTCCAACTCGTACTTTATATAAAACTGTttggcatcgacgacaGCCCTCTGTCTCTGCCTTGGTTCTCGGGCGTCAGATTCAAAGATTCAAAGAAACATGCAGCGAGTCGAGTGTATTGACATGGACGCGTCTTGAGATTGTATGATTCAGGGTGATTTTCGAATTTTTCAAGGGTGTGCCGGGATGCTTTGGTTGCGTTTGTTATGTGTTTTTCAAACTCAGATGGCCAGCGTGGCACTTGAAGGCTGAAAATCAAGcccgagtcgtgagtttcaCGTCGTGCGTTTGCACGTCTCGGCTTGGGTTGAGAAGAAGGTTTCCAAGATCTTCTTTGCTTGGGCCGCTGCTttcaccaagctcggctgtgTTGATTCATGCAATGCGCCAGCCCATCCATAAACCTTAGTGTTGGCAGCCTCACACGGCATGCTGCCTGCTCCTCTATCATCGACTCTTCGCGCTTGTCAGGTCTCCAATCATCGTCATCCCGTTCCGATCGCAGCACATTCAACCTGCAAAAATTCGCTCGCTACATCCGCCATCATCCAACTCATGCTAATCCTCTTCGGCTCATCAATGCACAGTTAGCTGAGAACCTCACGCTTAAAGACAGTCTACAATGACGAATACGTTCAGACCTCTTGAAGCCTGAGCACATTGCCCCTAGAAAGGCAGAACGACTGAGATGGACCAGAACAAACACCGTCTCATTTTGCGGGTCATTCAATACCAAGCCTCGTCTACAGCACCATCATGGCGATCAATCAACGCATGGCAGACCTGTGCATGATGACGATCGCTTGGACGCCGAAGAGCATTCCAGTGTCGTGCAGGAGAGAGGATCGCTTGGTCAGCTTGAATTACCCCTAAAGATTGCTCCAACGCACGCATCTACATCGCCATGGGAAGAGAGACACAAGTTGTTGCACCTGTGTACATGCCTCGGGCAGCGGACCGTCATCTGATTCTGTCTGccccaatcgtgaatcactgGCCTTGCGAGCTTTGTCGCTAGGTTTTAGGTAATGCTTGCATCCGATATCGTAATTTGGCCAATCTCAAAAAGCAATCGGTGATCTCATTAGTTCTGCCGGTCTTGATCACGGCTATACTTTTTGCCTGCCTGTCATGTGGGCAAGCCTGTTCTGTCCCCACAGGTGGGCTTCAACCGAGTTAACTTTCATGACAATCCGGTGAATAAGCTGAAAGGCTTTTGGAACCTATTGTGCCGGGTGCGGATTTGCTCAGACTTTCTATTGTGAACAAGGCTTTCAGAAGCTCTTTGGTCTTGATGGTGGAAATAGCGTGTAGGATCTTGTTCAACTTCGGGCATGCATGATCCCCGTCGTAAGACTGtacaactcgtgacttaaCTCGACGATCAAGCGTTTCGTAGGGCGTTGGAGGCAATCCAGTGCTCCATGATGATTGGTCCAAAGCAGCCCCAGAGACTCAGAGGAACAGGCGAAAATTATTAATACAGCCACGCTGGAGGTGATCCCcagtattcgtgatttttgAGGACATTGGGCCGGAGGTCCAGAGGATCTAAAAACGACGTCAAGTGATTGTATGACACGATCTATGCTTTCTTTGAAGAGCATCGCATTAGCCAGTGTTGAACTCGTCACTTGGCGCCGCACACTCACAGCTCTAACCACCACGCACGAATCACCTTGTTCTTGAAACAGGTTACGCTACATTTCTAGTCGTGGAAGGACTATGAATTCGGACACAACGATCAAATCTTGGATGCCCTCGCCTCCTGATCCCTGACCTCATCCCACAACCCGCCAGCAATGTGCGAAGACTTGATCCCCTCATCACTTGCGGGCCACTTTCCCTTTCCGCCTTTAGCAAAAGCATT belongs to Mycosarcoma maydis chromosome 3, whole genome shotgun sequence and includes:
- a CDS encoding peptide-methionine-S-sulfoxide reductase (related to MXR1 - protein-methionine-s-oxide reductase) — translated: MSRFFSLFTRSSQPLIQHLGPPTTPTAQAAQEALKGSNAAMSAQETATVANGCFWGTEDIYRKAYGNGKGLLDAKVGFIGGQESSKNPSYEEVCTGRTGHAEAAQIVYDPSKVSYAEIIEFFYRTHDPTQLNQQGNDRGTQYRSAIFAHDQTQLDIAKKVTEEVQKKHFDPKGKKIVTQLEIRKKEDFFPADDYHQKYLINHPDGYHCSTHRYWW
- a CDS encoding uncharacterized protein (related to HOT13 - Zinc-binding mitochondrial intermembrane space protein); the protein is MCKHILNAQVSIRAPCCQKFFDCPECHAESQDHMLRKTIEMAFICKKCRKAFRKDLTQYEESDEFCPHCDNHYVIDAKTPQAVLSVEGEDARVDNRMLRDDRIKYDPRKDFYYRRAAAQETERIDEGGWLQAIKDRAAGKLGPDGLPIDAQGPMGADGKPLLDASALDVGMSSRNPQWNKFNDDDLDWS
- a CDS encoding oxidative DNA demethylase (related to TPA1 - Poly(A)-binding protein involved in translation termination efficiency) yields the protein MSAIEVATAFAPDLLASSTVSAYNKEYEASAPYKHAVIPALINEDLLKATRQEIIEELRFAEKETDIYKVNQTGDLANLDGLPEEEAGRLQNLLRVRNAIYSQEFRSWLQGVTGCGPLSAKKKDMSINDYRQGCHLLNHDDVISTRRVSYILYLPDPDQPWQPEWGGALELYPVKTKGTPDDLPSKIIPPKWNQFTFFTVQPGHSFHSVEEVVHPSQSRLSISGWFHRPQEGEEGFTTEDEKKEAEVEKEMSSLESLSAKENAKLFEAYPEEFETPLPGSPLSQDEKKFLLQFLNPAYLVAKTQEQLFEQFGDDSHILLSDILKKEIAQSLEKSLRQADAKDGFQWWTSGKGEESTRIQPHAVGTDRVDDADNEAKQWSISGPPHKQRYAVQSEQATPKKAGEIASQNTLVPNPLPTDAGALLKLLSTVLFPSIAFRHFLANISQLVPLGARPIEARRFRPGLDYTLARSDTEPVLDVTLNLTPDVVKPSLEEERKAGPRGLASKAKKGKVAPVKPSSFTGSKMLSKKEAKDLAAKWESGDIGGWECYMAPHEGEEDPAVYQSGNSGKKKANDEENEADAVMKDAEDDEGEEIVEMIEDDGDEADDDFDGVLLNLTPSFNTLSVVLRDEGVMRFVKYLAASAGGSRWDVIGEYEIGAIEMEEEEEGADGADGADA